In Zea mays cultivar B73 chromosome 7, Zm-B73-REFERENCE-NAM-5.0, whole genome shotgun sequence, the following proteins share a genomic window:
- the LOC100191556 gene encoding uncharacterized isoform X2 gives METPPRGRWPPGFRFSPTDEELVLYFLKRRIASGRPSPYVADVEVYKSHPSHLPERSALQTGDRQWFFFSRMDRKYPNGSRASRTTGDGYWKATGKDRFICGGGRAVGNKKTLVYHHGRAPRGERTDWVMHEYTLLADALPPAAQGREFYALYKLFQKSGAGPKNGEQYGAPFREEDWLDDDDERVIAGAAANPVPNTNSPPSTMEEHAITDRELPIEGLDQPLSDFGNDPELFSEAQPVSSHGQGQGWLSEGGDKAEVVDASISNDVVVVAENTCTDISLGDIEQFLMQISDDQQNDELFSDLSTPLPKLQFQCDDRQVWLDAEMGHEVYAADPTASSGAVVTAECTVTELPLGDLEGLLLQIANDQHMVESQSDLSAPTPHHNFNQADIGDLHESHGARVGNLSCIVQESTFCEPRTEPSDQFPQSNVTNLPFSGEANSSEGTSVAHSVSGLISYHSQDADEEFLEINDFFDLEDVGQNANCMTTEYMMSATNGMFDNLEYSDASSFLPGSFDTVGLVAENQYFDTDYSGIQNQGYQNTTEVRTYNQAALTVRSHMKHDHVVLSSHASGTLNIHAANELHNQSSTSSQSWFNAALSALLDSVPSSPALAAEIENTVINRTLQRISSFRPHQTAGEENTFINRTLQHISSFRSQQATGEEPGTPSIQVTRGGRLMFISLLVILASVIWTFTSGSALNFCKGLWKSSST, from the exons ATGGAGACCCCGCCGCGGGGCCGGTGGCCGCCAGGCTTCCGCTTCAGCCCCACCGACGAGGAGCTTGTTCTCTACTTCCTGAAGCGCCGGATCGCCTCCGGCCGCCCCTCTCCCTACGTCGCCGACGTCGAAGTGTACAAGTCACACCCCTCCCACCTCCCCG AGAGGTCGGCGCTGCAGACGGGGGACAGGCAGTGGTTCTTCTTCAGCCGGATGGACCGCAAGTACCCCAACGGCTCGCGCGCCAGCCGCACCACTGGCGACGGCTACTGGAAGGCCACGGGGAAGGACCGCTTCATCTGCGGCGGCGGCCGGGCGGTTGGCAACAAGAAGACGCTGGTGTACCACCATGGCCGCGCCCCGCGCGGGGAGCGTACGGACTGGGTCATGCACGAGTATACCCTACTTGCCGATGCGCTCCCGCCTGCTGCGCAGGGTCGGGAGTTCTACGCGCTTTATAAGCTGTTCCAGAAGAGCGGGGCCGGGCCAAAGAACGGCGAACAGTACGGTGCTCCCTTTCGAGAGGAGGATTGGTTGGATGACGACGATGAGAGAGTGATTGCGGGTGCAGCCGCTAATCCTGTTCCTAACACCAACAGCCCACCATCTACAATGGAGGAGCATGCAATTACTGACCGTGAGCTTCCGATTGAGGGTCTTGATCAACCACTGTCAGATTTTGGAAATGATCCGGAGTTGTTTTCTGAAGCACAGCCTGTTTCTTCCCATGGTCAAGGTCAGGGTTGGCTCAGTGAGGGGGGTGACAAAGCTGAGGTCGTGGATGCTTCCATTAGCAATGATGTTGTGGTAGTAGCAGAGAACACCTGCACTGATATCTCTCTTGGGGATATTGAGCAGTTTCTCATGCAAATATCTGATGATCAGCAAAACGATGAATTGTTCTCAGATTTATCAACACCACTTCCAAAATTGCAGTTCCAGTGCGATGATCGTCAGGTTTGGCTTGATGCCGAAATGGGACATGAAGTTTATGCTGCGGATCCTACTGCCAGCAGTGGTGCTGTTGTAACTGCAGAATGCACTGTCACAGAACTTCCACTTGGAGATCTTGAAGGGCTTCTGCTGCAAATAGCCAATGACCAGCACATGGTCGAATCCCAATCAGATCTTTCTGCACCAACTCCACATCATAACTTCAATCAG GCTGACATTGGGGATTTACATGAATCTCATGGTGCTCGGGTTGGTAATCTTTCTTGTATAGTTCAGGAAAGCACATTTTGTGAACCACGGACTGAACCAAGTGATCAATTTCCACAGTCTAATGTAACCAATTTGCCATTTAGCGGAGAAGCAAATTCTTCTGAAGGGACCAGTGTGGCACATTCTGTGTCAGGTTTGATCAGTTACCACAGTCAAGATGCTGATGAAGAGTTCCTTGAAATCAACGATTTCTTTGATCTGGAGGATGTAGGTCAGAATGCAAATTGTATGACAACTGAGTACATGATGTCTGCAACAAATGGGATGTTTGACAATTTGGAATACTCTGATGCTTCTTCGTTTCTACCTGGGTCATTTGACACAGTTGGATTGGTAGCTGAAAATCAATATTTTGATACCGATTACAGTGGAATTCAAAACCAGGGATATCAAAATACAACCGAAGTAAGGACATATAATCAGGCTGCTCTTACTGTGCGGAGCCATATGAAGCATGATCATGTAGTCTTATCCTCGCATGCATCAG GCACTCTGAATATCCATGCGGCAAATGAGCTACATAACCAGAGCTCCACATCTTCACAATCATGGTTCAATGCGGCTCTATCAGCCTTGTTGGACTCTGTACCTAGTAGTCCAGCATTAGCTGCTGAAATCGAAAACACTGTTATCAACAGAACACTCCAGCGCATCTCTAGCTTCCGACCACATCAAACTGCAGGTGAAGAAAACACTTTTATCAACAGAACACTTCAGCACATCTCTAGCTTCAGGTCACAGCAAGCAACAGGGGAAGAACCAGGCACCCCTAGTATTCAGGTTACCAGAGGTGGCAGGCTGATGTTCATATCTCTACTGGTTATACTTGCTTCTGTTATATGGACCTTTACTTCAGGCTCCGCCCTCAACTTTTGCAAGGGTTTATGGAAATCCTCTTCTACGTGA
- the LOC100191556 gene encoding uncharacterized isoform X1: METPPRGRWPPGFRFSPTDEELVLYFLKRRIASGRPSPYVADVEVYKSHPSHLPERSALQTGDRQWFFFSRMDRKYPNGSRASRTTGDGYWKATGKDRFICGGGRAVGNKKTLVYHHGRAPRGERTDWVMHEYTLLADALPPAAQGREFYALYKLFQKSGAGPKNGEQYGAPFREEDWLDDDDERVIAGAAANPVPNTNSPPSTMEEHAITDRELPIEGLDQPLSDFGNDPELFSEAQPVSSHGQGQGWLSEGGDKAEVVDASISNDVVVVAENTCTDISLGDIEQFLMQISDDQQNDELFSDLSTPLPKLQFQCDDRQVWLDAEMGHEVYAADPTASSGAVVTAECTVTELPLGDLEGLLLQIANDQHMVESQSDLSAPTPHHNFNQADIGDLHESHGARVGNLSCIVQESTFCEPRTEPSDQFPQSNVTNLPFSGEANSSEGTSVAHSVSGLISYHSQDADEEFLEINDFFDLEDVGQNANCMTTEYMMSATNGMFDNLEYSDASSFLPGSFDTVGLVAENQYFDTDYSGIQNQGYQNTTEVRTYNQAALTVRSHMKHDHVVLSSHASAGTLNIHAANELHNQSSTSSQSWFNAALSALLDSVPSSPALAAEIENTVINRTLQRISSFRPHQTAGEENTFINRTLQHISSFRSQQATGEEPGTPSIQVTRGGRLMFISLLVILASVIWTFTSGSALNFCKGLWKSSST; encoded by the exons ATGGAGACCCCGCCGCGGGGCCGGTGGCCGCCAGGCTTCCGCTTCAGCCCCACCGACGAGGAGCTTGTTCTCTACTTCCTGAAGCGCCGGATCGCCTCCGGCCGCCCCTCTCCCTACGTCGCCGACGTCGAAGTGTACAAGTCACACCCCTCCCACCTCCCCG AGAGGTCGGCGCTGCAGACGGGGGACAGGCAGTGGTTCTTCTTCAGCCGGATGGACCGCAAGTACCCCAACGGCTCGCGCGCCAGCCGCACCACTGGCGACGGCTACTGGAAGGCCACGGGGAAGGACCGCTTCATCTGCGGCGGCGGCCGGGCGGTTGGCAACAAGAAGACGCTGGTGTACCACCATGGCCGCGCCCCGCGCGGGGAGCGTACGGACTGGGTCATGCACGAGTATACCCTACTTGCCGATGCGCTCCCGCCTGCTGCGCAGGGTCGGGAGTTCTACGCGCTTTATAAGCTGTTCCAGAAGAGCGGGGCCGGGCCAAAGAACGGCGAACAGTACGGTGCTCCCTTTCGAGAGGAGGATTGGTTGGATGACGACGATGAGAGAGTGATTGCGGGTGCAGCCGCTAATCCTGTTCCTAACACCAACAGCCCACCATCTACAATGGAGGAGCATGCAATTACTGACCGTGAGCTTCCGATTGAGGGTCTTGATCAACCACTGTCAGATTTTGGAAATGATCCGGAGTTGTTTTCTGAAGCACAGCCTGTTTCTTCCCATGGTCAAGGTCAGGGTTGGCTCAGTGAGGGGGGTGACAAAGCTGAGGTCGTGGATGCTTCCATTAGCAATGATGTTGTGGTAGTAGCAGAGAACACCTGCACTGATATCTCTCTTGGGGATATTGAGCAGTTTCTCATGCAAATATCTGATGATCAGCAAAACGATGAATTGTTCTCAGATTTATCAACACCACTTCCAAAATTGCAGTTCCAGTGCGATGATCGTCAGGTTTGGCTTGATGCCGAAATGGGACATGAAGTTTATGCTGCGGATCCTACTGCCAGCAGTGGTGCTGTTGTAACTGCAGAATGCACTGTCACAGAACTTCCACTTGGAGATCTTGAAGGGCTTCTGCTGCAAATAGCCAATGACCAGCACATGGTCGAATCCCAATCAGATCTTTCTGCACCAACTCCACATCATAACTTCAATCAG GCTGACATTGGGGATTTACATGAATCTCATGGTGCTCGGGTTGGTAATCTTTCTTGTATAGTTCAGGAAAGCACATTTTGTGAACCACGGACTGAACCAAGTGATCAATTTCCACAGTCTAATGTAACCAATTTGCCATTTAGCGGAGAAGCAAATTCTTCTGAAGGGACCAGTGTGGCACATTCTGTGTCAGGTTTGATCAGTTACCACAGTCAAGATGCTGATGAAGAGTTCCTTGAAATCAACGATTTCTTTGATCTGGAGGATGTAGGTCAGAATGCAAATTGTATGACAACTGAGTACATGATGTCTGCAACAAATGGGATGTTTGACAATTTGGAATACTCTGATGCTTCTTCGTTTCTACCTGGGTCATTTGACACAGTTGGATTGGTAGCTGAAAATCAATATTTTGATACCGATTACAGTGGAATTCAAAACCAGGGATATCAAAATACAACCGAAGTAAGGACATATAATCAGGCTGCTCTTACTGTGCGGAGCCATATGAAGCATGATCATGTAGTCTTATCCTCGCATGCATCAG CAGGCACTCTGAATATCCATGCGGCAAATGAGCTACATAACCAGAGCTCCACATCTTCACAATCATGGTTCAATGCGGCTCTATCAGCCTTGTTGGACTCTGTACCTAGTAGTCCAGCATTAGCTGCTGAAATCGAAAACACTGTTATCAACAGAACACTCCAGCGCATCTCTAGCTTCCGACCACATCAAACTGCAGGTGAAGAAAACACTTTTATCAACAGAACACTTCAGCACATCTCTAGCTTCAGGTCACAGCAAGCAACAGGGGAAGAACCAGGCACCCCTAGTATTCAGGTTACCAGAGGTGGCAGGCTGATGTTCATATCTCTACTGGTTATACTTGCTTCTGTTATATGGACCTTTACTTCAGGCTCCGCCCTCAACTTTTGCAAGGGTTTATGGAAATCCTCTTCTACGTGA
- the LOC100281801 gene encoding Pentatricopeptide repeat-containing protein At5g19020, mitochondrial (The RefSeq protein has 6 substitutions compared to this genomic sequence), which yields MLGGRDPLAPFLVASLKRAARLRCGEQLHALAAKSGLLASNVFVRNSVLSSYSRLPSSLASALQLFDETPPPLRDATARNSILAALTRAGHLDRAQGLLEEMPRIHRDAVSYTTLVTAFARAGHAARAVAVFRSMLSENVVPNEATLAGAITAFARCGAPATVGMIHGFALQRALDGFVIVATNLVHAYAGVLELCSARALFDGMTHRNTVTWNVMLNGYVKAKMIDMAAEVFWRIPERDEVSWLTLIDGYICADLISDAMKAYVQMVGEVGANDYEVLLVDLMKACARYSAVTEGQQLHTVILKNGFDALAFVQATLVHFYGCCGLIGLAQMTFRLSDKSHTASWNALLAALLRNGLIREARELFDDMPERDTVSWSTMISGYVQTGRSDMALKLFYSMLNTSIEPNEVTLASALSAIADSGTLDQGKWIHDYIMNRPVQLTDNLSSGLIDMYAKCGSIADAVQFFNRVNDKFSSVSPWNAMICSLAIHGYAHMSLDLFSQLQRTSIKPNSITFIGVLSACCHAGTVTKGKYYFESMTREYGIQPTIKHYGCMVDLLGRAGYLEEAEQLVSMMPMKPDVVIWGSILSASRAQGNVALGERAAEELAKLDQTHGASKIALSNIYADAGHWTNVSVVRKELQDANLERLTGRSGIVQ from the coding sequence ATGCTCGGTGGCCGCGATCCTCTGGCCCCGTTCCTCGTCGCTTCCTTGAAGCGTGCGGCGCGCCTCCGCTGCGGCGAGCAGCTGCACGCGCTCGCTGCCAAGTCTGGCCTTCTCGCCTCCAACGTCTTCGTTCGCAACTCTGTCCTCTCCTCGTACTCCCGCCTCCCGTCCTCACTTGCCAGCGCCCTCCAGCTGTTCGACGAAACACCCCCGCCACTCCGCGACGCCACCGCGCGCAACAGCGTCCTCGCCGCGCTGACTCGTGCCGGCTATCTCGACCGCGCGCAGGGCCTACTCGAGGAGATGCCACGTATCCACAGGGACGCCGTCTCGTACACCACCCTCGTGACCTCGTTCGCTCGCGCGGGACATGCGGCGCGCGCGGTGGCCGTGTTCCGCAGCATGCTCTCCGAGAATGTTGTTCCCAACGAGGCGACTCTGGCTGGTGCGATCACGGCGTTCGCTCGCTGTGGGGCACCGGCAACAGTGGGGATGATCCATGGTTTTGCTCTGCAGCGGGCGTTGGATGGCTTCGTCATTGTAGCCACCAACCTGGTTCATGCATATGCAGGGGTGTTAGAGCTTTGTTCTGCCCGTGCCTTGTTTGATGGGATGACGTATAGGAACACAGTCACTTGGAATGTAATGCTCAATGGATATGTGAAGGCAAAGATGATAGACATGGCTGCGGAAGTGTTCTGGAGGATCCCAGAGCGAGATGAGGTATCTTGGTTGACATTGATTGATGGATATATCTGTGCAGATCTGATATCAGACGCAATGAAGGCATATGTTCAAATGGTGGGTGAAGTTGGTGCAAACGACTACGAGGTATTGCTTGTTGATTTGATGAAGGCGTGTGCTCGGTACTCTGCTGTTACAGAAGGCCAACAGCTGCATACAGTTATTCTGAAGAATGGTTTTGATGCCCATGCATTTGTGCAAGCGACCCTGGTCCATTTTTATGGGTGTTGTGGTCTTATTGGCCTTGCACAGATGACATTCAGATTGTCAGACAAGTCCCACACAGCATCATGGAACGCTCTCTTGGCTGCTCTACTGAGGAATGGCCTAATTCGTGAAGCAAGGGAGCTGTTTGATGATATGCCTGAAAGGGACACTGTTTCTTGGAGTACAATGATTTCTGGGTATGTGCAGACAGGACGTTCAGACATGGCTTTGAAGCTATTCTATTCAATGTTGAATACGAGCATTGAACCAAATGAGGTCACGTTGGCCAGTGCTCTATCTGCAATTGCTGATTCTGGCACATTGGACCAAGGTAAATGGATCCATGACTATATAATGAACAGACCAGTCCAGCTTACTGATAACCTGAGTTCTGGGTTGATAGATATGTATGCCAAGTGTGGCAGTATTGCTGATGCAGTGCAGTTTTTCAATCGCGTCAACGATAAGTTCTCTTCCGTTTCACCATGGAACGCTATGATTTGTAGTTTAGCCATACATGGTTATGCACATATGTCGCTTGACCTGTTTTCACAATTACAGAGGACTAGTATTAAGCCCAATTCAATCACATTCATAGGTGTTTTAAGTGCATGTTGTCATGCTGGCACGGTAACCAAGGGAAAATATTATTTTGAGTCCATGACGAGGGAATATGGGATCCAGCCAACGATCAAGCACTACGGTTGCATGGTTGATCTCCTCGGTCGAGCTGGATACTTGGAAGAGGCTGAACAGCTTGTTTCAATGATGCCTATGAAACCAGATGTTGTAATTTGGGGCAGCATCCTTTCAGCATCAAGGGCACAAGGAAATGTCGCATTAGGTGAAAGAGCCGCTGAAGAATTGGCAAAGCTTGATCAAACCCATGGTGCATCCAAAATAGCCTTGTCTAACATCTATGCTGATGCTGGTCACTGGATCAATGTTTCAGTTGTGAGGAAGGAACTCCAGGATGCAAATCTTGAGAGGCTAACTGGAAGAAGTGGCATTGTACAGTAA